In Planctomicrobium piriforme, a single genomic region encodes these proteins:
- a CDS encoding ATP-dependent zinc protease family protein: MGSPSGRFQLIGWREWIALPTLKVRGIKAKIDTGATTSSLHAFEIERFSRRGQDFVRFQIHPRQRSDKRVVKAEAPLLGVRAVRSSNGQLSERPVISTEIAIYDQIWTIELTLANRDQMGFRMLLGREAIRGRFLVDAGSSYCDSARVPRRKQR, encoded by the coding sequence ATGGGGAGTCCATCAGGCAGATTCCAACTCATAGGCTGGCGCGAATGGATTGCTCTGCCGACCCTGAAAGTCAGGGGGATCAAGGCGAAGATCGATACCGGGGCCACAACCTCCTCGCTGCACGCCTTTGAAATCGAACGGTTCTCCCGGCGGGGGCAGGACTTCGTGCGATTTCAGATCCATCCGCGACAGCGGTCGGACAAGCGGGTCGTGAAGGCCGAGGCCCCGCTGCTGGGAGTTCGCGCCGTCCGCAGTTCGAACGGGCAATTGAGCGAACGACCGGTCATTTCGACAGAGATCGCAATTTACGACCAGATCTGGACGATAGAACTGACGCTTGCCAACCGCGATCAGATGGGATTCCGCATGCTTTTGGGCCGGGAAGCAATTCGCGGCAGATTTCTCGTTGACGCCGGGAGTTCCTACTGCGACAGTGCTCGCGTGCCCCGTCGCAAGCAGCGGTAA
- a CDS encoding NYN domain-containing protein, with protein MAVELIIDGYNLLHLAGLARAKYRPGQFEQARDRLLKRLLLSMTEAERAHTTIVFDAQYAEQADRRTTVIHGMQVVFSPRGRQADDLIEDMLCSIPNTRQVRVVSSDRRLRRAARAVKAGYIDSDSFLVELDARREKSERSVNSPATAPPPPVNRPAVKPLSKPAEPWPSEFADLDLAEIERSVQAELDAARPTPTVAPTPVITPSKPVAKPQPQTTSLESELLSAAQLLNDPNHKPQRVVPGPPDAKPKVATAPPAVPPAELSFWEQRIAELGQEDDGRPRRR; from the coding sequence ATGGCCGTTGAACTCATTATCGACGGTTACAACCTGCTGCATCTGGCCGGGCTGGCGCGCGCCAAATACCGCCCCGGCCAGTTCGAACAGGCCCGCGACCGTCTCCTCAAACGTCTGCTCCTCAGCATGACCGAAGCAGAACGGGCTCATACGACTATCGTGTTCGACGCCCAGTACGCCGAACAGGCCGACCGCCGCACCACCGTCATCCACGGCATGCAGGTCGTCTTCTCCCCACGCGGGCGTCAAGCCGACGACCTCATCGAAGACATGCTGTGCAGCATCCCCAACACGCGTCAGGTCAGGGTCGTCTCCAGCGACCGCCGCTTGCGCCGCGCTGCCCGCGCGGTCAAGGCCGGCTACATCGATTCCGATTCGTTTCTGGTCGAACTCGACGCACGTCGAGAAAAGAGCGAGCGCTCGGTGAACTCACCCGCCACAGCACCTCCGCCGCCCGTGAATCGTCCTGCAGTGAAACCGCTTTCAAAGCCAGCAGAACCCTGGCCGAGCGAATTTGCAGACCTCGATCTGGCCGAGATCGAGAGATCGGTTCAAGCGGAACTCGATGCAGCGCGGCCCACCCCCACTGTGGCTCCCACACCAGTCATCACTCCATCGAAACCGGTCGCCAAGCCGCAGCCTCAGACGACATCACTTGAAAGCGAACTGCTCTCAGCAGCCCAGCTTCTCAACGATCCCAATCACAAGCCGCAACGAGTGGTGCCCGGCCCGCCGGATGCAAAACCCAAAGTCGCAACTGCTCCACCAGCAGTCCCCCCCGCCGAATTGAGTTTCTGGGAACAGCGGATTGCAGAACTCGGCCAAGAGGATGACGGCCGCCCTCGGAGACGATAA
- a CDS encoding carbon-nitrogen hydrolase family protein — translation MKIAVVQMDVMLGEIEQNLSAMLDQLRETRKNGAELTIFPECALTGYGFRNLQEAKPFAESIPGPSTRRFAECLQEVGGAAVFGMIEDAPDGIFNAAALVSAAGVIGSYRKIHLPYLGIDQYANYGDRPFAVHEYQGVRIGLSICYDSAFPESMRLLTLKGADLIVLPTNFPTGAEAMAEHVLRTRAMENSVYFACCNRIGEERGFRFFGGSQIIHPNGQWLARSTSATPEILYAEIDPAVARHKRTRRPPSGEVVDRIADRRPEMYGPLIAPHSLPRPGRDESK, via the coding sequence ATGAAAATCGCCGTGGTTCAGATGGATGTGATGCTTGGCGAAATCGAGCAGAACCTGTCCGCGATGCTCGATCAATTGCGGGAAACCAGAAAAAACGGGGCGGAGCTGACCATTTTCCCGGAGTGCGCGTTGACTGGTTACGGCTTTCGGAATCTGCAGGAAGCAAAACCATTTGCCGAATCGATCCCAGGTCCGTCCACCAGACGCTTCGCGGAATGTCTGCAGGAAGTCGGAGGTGCGGCGGTCTTCGGAATGATTGAAGACGCCCCCGACGGAATCTTCAATGCGGCGGCACTGGTCTCCGCCGCAGGCGTGATTGGCAGCTATCGCAAAATTCATCTCCCGTACCTGGGGATCGACCAGTACGCGAACTACGGAGATCGCCCGTTTGCGGTGCATGAATACCAAGGAGTGCGAATCGGACTCAGCATCTGTTACGACTCCGCGTTCCCGGAATCGATGCGGCTGCTCACCCTCAAAGGGGCTGACCTGATTGTTCTGCCCACCAACTTTCCCACCGGTGCGGAAGCGATGGCCGAACATGTGCTGCGCACCAGGGCCATGGAAAACAGCGTCTACTTCGCCTGCTGCAATCGCATCGGCGAAGAACGTGGGTTCCGTTTCTTCGGCGGCAGCCAGATCATTCATCCCAACGGTCAATGGCTCGCTAGAAGCACGTCGGCAACGCCGGAAATCCTCTATGCCGAGATCGACCCTGCCGTCGCCCGGCACAAACGGACGCGACGCCCCCCCAGCGGCGAAGTGGTCGACCGGATCGCCGACCGCCGCCCGGAAATGTACGGTCCTCTGATCGCTCCGCATTCCCTCCCGCGGCCCGGTCGCGATGAGTCAAAGTGA
- the sthA gene encoding Si-specific NAD(P)(+) transhydrogenase → MTEKTFDMVVIGTGPGGEGASMQATKLGRSVAVVERYTQLGGGCTHWGTIPSKALRFAIFQATQFFHNKMFRDSAVTSMPDFPTLRRSAGSVIEKQVDMRNSFYERNDVPVLFGEAVFVDPNTVEVRDEYGGKRRLHASSFIIATGSRPFRPADIDFSHPLICDSDTILSLNHTPKSITIYGAGVIGCEYASMFRNLGVKVNLINTRDKLLEFLDDEIIDALSYHLRERGCLIRHNETYSRVQPEDDGVILHLKSGKQIKTDILFWAAGRTGNTENMGLETLNIAVDKRGYIQTNQDFQTSVPHIYAVGDVVGIPSLASAAYVQGRYAAHHVINGSCERAMVQDIPTGIYTSPEISSLGKTERQLTAEGIPYEVGHSMFKSLARAQITGQTTGMLKILFHRETLQLLGIHCFGASASEIIHIGQAIMSQPGENNTLMYFVNSTFNYPTMAEAYRVAALNGLNRLF, encoded by the coding sequence ATGACAGAAAAAACGTTTGATATGGTCGTCATCGGGACGGGTCCCGGCGGCGAAGGGGCTTCGATGCAGGCGACCAAACTGGGCCGCTCGGTGGCCGTGGTCGAACGCTACACGCAACTGGGGGGCGGCTGCACCCATTGGGGCACCATTCCCAGCAAGGCCCTGCGGTTCGCCATCTTTCAGGCCACGCAATTCTTCCACAACAAGATGTTCCGCGACTCGGCCGTCACGAGCATGCCGGACTTCCCGACCCTTCGCCGGAGTGCCGGCTCGGTGATCGAGAAGCAGGTCGACATGCGGAACAGCTTCTACGAACGCAACGACGTGCCCGTGCTGTTCGGTGAAGCCGTGTTCGTCGACCCCAACACGGTCGAAGTTCGCGACGAATACGGCGGCAAGCGCCGGCTACACGCGTCTTCCTTTATTATCGCCACAGGCTCGCGGCCGTTTCGTCCGGCCGATATCGATTTCTCGCACCCGCTCATCTGTGACAGCGACACCATCCTCAGTCTCAATCACACGCCCAAATCGATCACGATTTACGGGGCCGGAGTGATCGGCTGCGAATATGCCTCGATGTTTCGCAACCTGGGAGTGAAGGTCAACCTGATCAACACCCGCGACAAGCTGCTCGAATTTCTCGACGACGAGATCATCGACGCGCTGAGTTACCATCTCCGCGAGCGCGGCTGCCTGATCCGGCACAACGAGACGTACTCGCGCGTGCAGCCGGAAGACGACGGCGTCATCCTGCACCTGAAGTCCGGCAAGCAGATCAAAACCGACATTCTGTTCTGGGCCGCAGGCCGCACCGGCAATACCGAGAACATGGGCCTCGAAACGCTGAACATCGCCGTCGACAAACGCGGCTACATTCAGACGAACCAGGATTTCCAGACTTCGGTTCCGCACATCTACGCCGTCGGCGACGTGGTGGGAATTCCTTCACTCGCCAGCGCCGCCTATGTGCAGGGCCGCTATGCCGCGCATCACGTCATCAACGGCAGTTGCGAACGAGCCATGGTGCAGGACATCCCCACCGGGATTTACACCTCTCCGGAAATCAGCTCATTGGGCAAAACCGAACGCCAGCTCACCGCGGAAGGCATTCCGTACGAAGTCGGCCATTCGATGTTCAAGAGCCTGGCCCGTGCCCAGATCACCGGCCAGACGACCGGCATGCTCAAGATCCTGTTCCACCGCGAGACGCTGCAACTGCTGGGCATCCACTGCTTCGGCGCGAGCGCATCGGAAATTATTCACATCGGTCAGGCGATCATGTCGCAGCCAGGTGAGAACAACACGCTGATGTATTTCGTGAACTCGACGTTCAACTACCCGACAATGGCCGAAGCCTATCGAGTGGCGGCACTGAACGGGCTGAACCGGCTGTTCTGA
- a CDS encoding PD-(D/E)XK nuclease family protein, whose product MSRSDDNLLSVLHGWATRQDENFTTDAFAYLLRKLLLREPAIGIELVNWLTGDRLGLYPQDASGVSIRTQISTELGRPDLEIRTADALAYVEAKVESGLGDRQLHRYLEELNRDSAVTKVLVLLTRYPEEIANEIRDQVVCRRWHQVAQALEQIALPRIVDSVGAYLVEQYVEFLKERGMSIDQVTWEMTEGIRAFRNLIEMMREAVSAAGWKPVSTQGWDWIGYYINPANSSSNKEKLYYIGCNYKEPTKITFQTYQLDIVAEAAEILGRGEVLPNPYATAGLKWTDTLVIDSEEVHFFALSRERQLQKLEQFVADSIAATVRIQKVSSASAES is encoded by the coding sequence GTGAGCCGATCCGACGACAATCTGCTCTCGGTTCTACACGGCTGGGCCACACGGCAGGATGAGAATTTCACCACGGATGCCTTCGCTTATCTTCTCCGTAAGTTGCTGCTGAGGGAACCTGCGATAGGCATCGAACTGGTCAACTGGCTCACAGGCGATCGCCTTGGCCTCTACCCGCAGGATGCGTCCGGAGTCTCGATTCGTACTCAGATATCGACGGAGCTTGGCCGACCGGATCTCGAAATTCGGACCGCGGACGCTCTCGCCTATGTGGAAGCAAAGGTAGAATCCGGACTTGGTGACCGACAGCTCCACCGATATTTGGAAGAGCTGAATCGCGATTCCGCTGTCACCAAGGTGCTCGTCCTCCTGACTCGGTATCCAGAAGAGATTGCCAACGAAATCAGAGACCAGGTCGTCTGCCGGCGCTGGCACCAGGTGGCGCAGGCACTTGAGCAAATTGCGCTACCGAGAATCGTAGATTCTGTGGGCGCGTATCTTGTCGAACAGTACGTCGAATTTCTGAAGGAACGAGGGATGTCCATCGATCAAGTGACATGGGAGATGACGGAGGGGATCAGAGCGTTTCGGAATCTAATTGAAATGATGCGAGAAGCCGTTTCGGCCGCAGGATGGAAACCGGTCAGCACGCAGGGATGGGATTGGATCGGTTACTACATCAACCCTGCGAATTCTTCGTCGAATAAGGAAAAACTGTATTACATCGGCTGCAACTACAAAGAGCCGACGAAGATCACTTTTCAGACCTATCAGTTGGACATCGTTGCGGAGGCCGCCGAAATCCTTGGGCGAGGTGAAGTCCTTCCAAATCCATATGCAACCGCCGGACTGAAATGGACTGATACGCTCGTGATCGATTCGGAGGAGGTCCACTTCTTCGCTCTGTCCCGCGAGCGACAGTTGCAGAAGCTCGAACAGTTTGTGGCTGATTCCATTGCAGCCACAGTGCGCATTCAGAAAGTCTCGAGTGCATCAGCAGAATCGTGA
- a CDS encoding ABC transporter permease, giving the protein MSRFFRTIRLAMKSLLLHKLRSGLTMLGIVFGVFSVIAMLAIGEGASKQAQEQVLQLGATNIIVRSVKPPEESASTSGSARVLRYGLTRDDYRVLTRTLPTIAGMVPVREVVFDVRNREWSLNARIVGCTPEYLEMNHLQLLSGRFLSDYDERTRANNAVLAYGTAQQLFPREDPLGRSLQIRNRAYTVVGIMQERTASAAVGGSLSGQDYNKDVYIPLSTFQSRINTNDLITKVASGSFSAESVVYDQITLKVAEVDEVIATAEVVRETLQRLHGVKKDFAVVVPLELLKQADQLRNIFNVVLGSIAGISLLVGGIGIMNIMLATVTERTREIGIRRALGARRKDITQQFLVETIVLSGTGGLIGMAAGLCTPLAFRGIKYVVTNYIMETSTASSDMSRMFLEMTPQIALWSLPVAFGFSVMTGLVFGVYPARSAARLDPIEALRHE; this is encoded by the coding sequence ATGTCCCGTTTCTTCCGAACCATCCGGCTGGCGATGAAGAGTCTGCTGCTGCACAAGCTGCGGTCGGGCCTGACCATGCTCGGGATCGTGTTCGGGGTCTTCTCCGTGATTGCGATGCTCGCCATCGGCGAAGGGGCGAGCAAACAGGCCCAGGAACAGGTGCTGCAACTGGGGGCGACGAACATCATCGTCCGCAGCGTGAAGCCGCCGGAAGAATCGGCCTCGACGTCTGGCAGTGCCCGAGTATTGCGATATGGACTGACGCGCGATGACTACCGCGTGCTCACCAGAACGCTGCCGACCATTGCCGGCATGGTGCCTGTGCGCGAAGTGGTGTTCGACGTGCGTAATCGGGAGTGGAGCCTGAACGCCAGAATCGTCGGTTGCACTCCGGAATATCTGGAGATGAACCATCTGCAGCTCCTCTCCGGGCGGTTCCTCTCCGACTATGACGAACGGACACGCGCGAACAATGCGGTTCTCGCCTATGGCACCGCGCAGCAACTGTTTCCCCGTGAAGATCCGCTAGGGCGGTCATTACAGATCCGGAATCGGGCGTACACCGTTGTCGGCATCATGCAGGAGCGGACTGCCTCCGCTGCAGTGGGGGGCAGCCTGTCAGGCCAGGACTACAACAAAGACGTGTACATTCCGCTGTCGACGTTCCAGTCGCGGATCAATACCAACGACCTGATCACCAAAGTCGCATCCGGTTCGTTCTCGGCCGAGTCGGTGGTCTATGACCAGATCACGCTGAAAGTGGCCGAAGTCGATGAAGTGATCGCGACTGCCGAAGTCGTGCGAGAGACCCTGCAGCGATTGCATGGCGTGAAGAAAGATTTTGCCGTCGTGGTGCCGCTCGAACTGCTCAAGCAGGCCGATCAGTTGCGGAACATCTTCAACGTGGTGCTGGGCTCAATTGCCGGCATCAGCTTGCTGGTCGGCGGCATCGGCATCATGAATATCATGCTCGCCACCGTGACGGAGCGCACCCGGGAAATCGGGATTCGTCGTGCCCTGGGCGCACGTCGGAAAGACATCACGCAGCAGTTTCTCGTCGAGACGATCGTGCTCTCCGGTACCGGAGGACTGATCGGCATGGCCGCAGGCCTGTGTACTCCGCTCGCGTTTCGCGGCATCAAGTATGTCGTGACCAACTACATCATGGAAACATCCACGGCCAGCTCGGACATGAGCCGGATGTTCCTCGAGATGACGCCGCAGATTGCCCTGTGGAGCCTGCCGGTGGCGTTTGGCTTCTCGGTGATGACCGGCCTGGTCTTCGGCGTCTACCCCGCCCGATCCGCCGCCAGACTCGACCCAATCGAAGCCCTGCGGCACGAGTAG
- a CDS encoding ABC transporter ATP-binding protein, protein MELAARLVDLHKYYDLGAVKVKALRGVSLDIPKGDFLSIMGSSGSGKSTLLNLLGALDRPTQGQYILHGQDVATLDDDELSSIRNSLIGFIFQSFNLIPQYTVLENIEVPLHYRPGYPPITSTDRDRCAAVAEKVGLGTRTDHRPYQLSGGQQQRVAIARALINDPTIIMADEPTGNLDSKTGEEIMDMLKGLNAEGRTIIMVTHEPDVAEQSKRQIFMKDGVIAGYGIFKG, encoded by the coding sequence ATGGAACTCGCTGCGCGACTTGTCGATCTGCACAAGTACTATGACCTCGGAGCGGTCAAGGTGAAGGCGCTGCGCGGCGTGTCGCTCGACATTCCCAAAGGGGACTTCCTGTCGATCATGGGGTCATCCGGCTCAGGGAAAAGCACCCTGCTCAACCTGCTCGGGGCGCTCGACCGTCCTACCCAAGGACAGTACATCCTGCATGGTCAGGATGTCGCCACCCTGGATGACGATGAGCTGTCGTCGATCCGCAACAGTCTGATCGGCTTCATCTTTCAGTCGTTCAACCTGATTCCCCAGTACACGGTACTGGAGAACATTGAAGTCCCCCTGCACTACCGGCCCGGCTATCCGCCCATCACGTCGACTGATCGCGACCGTTGTGCCGCGGTCGCGGAAAAGGTGGGTCTCGGAACCCGAACGGATCACCGCCCTTATCAATTGTCCGGGGGGCAGCAACAGCGAGTGGCCATTGCCAGGGCGCTCATCAACGATCCGACGATCATCATGGCCGACGAACCGACGGGGAACCTCGACTCGAAGACCGGTGAAGAGATCATGGACATGCTGAAAGGCCTGAACGCCGAAGGCCGCACGATTATCATGGTGACGCACGAACCGGACGTGGCCGAACAATCGAAACGCCAGATCTTCATGAAAGACGGCGTCATCGCCGGCTACGGAATTTTCAAAGGGTAG
- a CDS encoding HlyD family efflux transporter periplasmic adaptor subunit has product MSSLVEGTTTIISIIPEGTLVKQGEVVCELDASVLRENAKQQEITSTQAEATMATAREKLEIQKTQNESDIAAANLRSELAQLDLVKFQDGEFPQQEQQLKGDVAIAKEELIRSKDTMQFTSGQVKKGYASQNDLDASRVAVQQAELKLRGAEELLNVLQNFTYKRTIAELKANAAETEREMARVRLKANSAKTQCEKESEAARLTYDVEREKLVRLQNQIDACTLRATQDGEVVYASMSSSGGSRSSQPIVIEAGATVRERQAIINLPDVTQMKVDCRIHESLIGAIRKGLRARIRVDAYPDEIYNGEIAHVSSVPMSGSWPNTDLREYQTEVKLTDEIDKVRKLRPGLTSQVEILVDNRPNVLQVPIQSVLTVADKQIVFVFNGNAHERRFVKIGVANQSHIEIVEGVKEGERVVMNPRSQYGTEIVALEAELNASNSKAQAKADAAAPTGPAGTLPIPGVTPPVVPGSPPGAGGPGPGGPGKPGGPSGGPGGGGGGNFFARLDKNGDGQISADEAPDQMKSRFAELDKNGDGKLSRDEMPAGRPPQ; this is encoded by the coding sequence TTGAGCAGCCTCGTCGAAGGGACGACGACGATCATCAGCATCATTCCGGAAGGAACGCTGGTCAAGCAGGGCGAAGTCGTCTGTGAACTCGATGCCTCGGTGCTTCGCGAGAACGCCAAGCAGCAGGAGATCACCAGCACTCAGGCAGAAGCCACCATGGCCACTGCCCGGGAAAAGCTCGAAATCCAGAAGACCCAGAACGAAAGCGATATCGCCGCGGCGAACCTCCGTTCCGAACTGGCTCAACTCGATCTGGTGAAATTCCAGGACGGTGAGTTTCCCCAGCAGGAGCAGCAGCTCAAAGGGGATGTCGCCATTGCCAAGGAAGAACTGATCCGCTCGAAGGACACGATGCAGTTCACCTCAGGTCAGGTGAAAAAGGGCTATGCCAGTCAGAACGACCTCGACGCCAGCCGCGTCGCGGTCCAGCAGGCGGAACTCAAGCTGCGCGGCGCTGAAGAACTGCTGAACGTGCTGCAGAACTTCACTTACAAGCGGACCATCGCAGAGCTGAAGGCCAATGCGGCAGAGACCGAACGGGAAATGGCCCGAGTGCGGTTGAAAGCCAATTCGGCCAAGACGCAGTGTGAGAAGGAGTCTGAAGCCGCCAGGCTCACCTATGACGTCGAGCGCGAGAAACTGGTGCGGCTGCAGAACCAGATCGACGCCTGCACATTGCGAGCGACTCAGGACGGGGAAGTCGTTTACGCCAGCATGTCCAGCAGCGGCGGCAGCCGCAGTTCGCAGCCGATCGTGATCGAAGCCGGCGCCACCGTTCGCGAACGTCAGGCGATCATCAACCTGCCCGACGTGACGCAGATGAAGGTCGACTGCCGCATTCACGAGTCGCTGATCGGAGCCATCCGCAAAGGGCTCCGAGCACGCATACGCGTCGACGCCTATCCTGACGAAATCTACAACGGTGAAATTGCCCACGTCTCGTCGGTGCCGATGTCCGGGAGCTGGCCCAACACCGACCTGCGCGAGTATCAGACCGAAGTGAAGCTGACCGACGAGATTGACAAGGTCCGCAAGCTCCGGCCAGGTCTGACGTCTCAGGTCGAAATTCTCGTCGACAACCGCCCGAACGTATTACAGGTGCCGATTCAGTCGGTCCTCACCGTGGCGGACAAGCAGATTGTGTTTGTCTTCAACGGCAACGCCCATGAGCGGCGGTTTGTGAAGATTGGCGTCGCGAATCAATCGCACATCGAAATCGTTGAAGGAGTCAAGGAAGGGGAACGAGTGGTCATGAATCCCCGCAGCCAATACGGAACGGAGATCGTCGCCCTCGAAGCGGAACTCAACGCGTCCAATTCCAAGGCGCAGGCAAAAGCCGATGCCGCCGCTCCCACGGGTCCGGCGGGCACCTTGCCGATTCCCGGAGTGACTCCTCCGGTGGTCCCCGGATCGCCACCCGGCGCAGGCGGACCAGGGCCAGGCGGCCCTGGCAAGCCGGGCGGTCCCTCGGGAGGGCCTGGCGGCGGAGGCGGGGGCAACTTCTTCGCCAGATTGGATAAGAACGGCGACGGGCAGATCAGCGCTGATGAAGCGCCCGATCAGATGAAATCGCGGTTTGCCGAACTCGACAAGAACGGCGACGGCAAGCTGAGCCGTGACGAAATGCCCGCCGGACGCCCGCCGCAATAG